Proteins found in one Populus alba chromosome 14, ASM523922v2, whole genome shotgun sequence genomic segment:
- the LOC118039419 gene encoding uncharacterized protein, producing the protein MSTQTQGVKSPALRGYRRRKTVLDLNAPPTEGRGDEGTSSRTEPQGVQASQQGQSLPPPTIDVDVFDDDVIESSPTAFAEAKNNAQRARGRAVVVDVESGRTSRLSHNNLNKRRRGPPNQTIINCDLYINLEGGSSSSSSRSMRENVQTVPPKEPTFNCPICLCPLVEEMSTKCGHIFCKTCIADAIKRQAKCPTCRKRVTNKELIRVFLPATS; encoded by the exons ATGAGCACTCAGACTCAGGGGGTGAAGAGTCCTGCTTTAAGGGGGTATCGGCGAAGGAAGACAGTGCTGGACTTAAACGCCCCTCCTACTGAAGGGAGGGGTGATGAAGGGACTTCAAGCCGAACTGAACCTCAAGGAGTGCAAGCAAGCCAACAAGGACAGTCCTTGCCACCTCCTACTATTGATGTTGATGTGTTCGATGATGATGTCATTGAATCGTCACCCACAGCATTTGCCGAG GCTAAGAACAATGCTCAAAGAGCTCGTGGAAGGgctgttgttgttgatgtaGAGTCAG GGCGAACAAGTAGATTGTCTCACAATAACCTCAACAAGCGTAGAAGAGGTCCACCAAACCAAACGATTATCAATTGTGATCTTTACATCAATTTGGAAggcggcagcagcagcagcagcagcaggtcTATG AGGGAGAATGTGCAGACCGTGCCGCCAAAGGAGCCAACCTTCAACTGTCCAATTTGCTTGTGTCCATTGGTTGAGGAGATGTCAACAAAATGTGGACACATTTTCTGTAAGACTTGCATTGCAGACGCAATCAAAAGACAGGCTAAATGTCCTACGTGTAGGAAAAGGGTCACTAATAAAGAACTTATTAGAGTGTTCCTCCCAGCAACCAGTTGA